From one Pedobacter faecalis genomic stretch:
- a CDS encoding Lrp/AsnC family transcriptional regulator — translation MSTQTDLDHTDLQILKFLQRDATLTNKELAFKLNKSIATIHERVRRLKEQGYIKRIVAILDRKKVNRSLIAFSHVFLKEHTAETLGEFETEVAKFSEVMECFQMTGAYDFILRIATSDMDAYHLFLRNKLATLPNVSTVQSFFVLSETKSDTAYPL, via the coding sequence ATGAGTACGCAAACAGATTTAGATCATACAGACCTTCAAATTCTCAAGTTCCTGCAGAGGGACGCTACCTTAACAAACAAGGAACTTGCTTTCAAACTGAACAAGTCCATTGCTACCATCCATGAACGGGTGCGCAGGCTTAAGGAACAGGGATATATTAAGCGGATCGTCGCGATTCTCGACAGGAAGAAGGTCAACCGGAGCCTGATCGCTTTCTCCCACGTATTTTTGAAAGAACACACGGCAGAAACGCTGGGCGAATTCGAAACTGAAGTCGCGAAGTTCAGCGAAGTCATGGAATGCTTTCAGATGACTGGTGCATACGACTTTATCCTGCGCATTGCAACAAGCGATATGGATGCTTATCACCTGTTTCTGCGCAATAAACTTGCTACCCTCCCAAACGTAAGCACAGTACAAAGCTTTTTCGTCTTATCAGAAACCAAAAGTGATACTGCCTATCCACTCTAG
- a CDS encoding protein-disulfide reductase DsbD N-terminal domain-containing protein, with translation MKNLFLLAVGLLFSISASSQIQKPVKWSYAAKKTSKTDAVVLIKATIEDGWHIYSQNMADGGPVKTSFTLAPSKSFKPVGPVTEPKPITKFEKTFDMNVSYFEKSVVFQQKVKLTGANPVVKGSLEYMVCDDQSCLPPETVEFSIPVK, from the coding sequence ATGAAAAATCTATTTTTGTTAGCCGTTGGATTACTTTTCAGCATTTCAGCGAGTAGTCAGATCCAAAAACCTGTAAAGTGGAGTTATGCTGCAAAGAAAACTTCTAAAACTGATGCGGTAGTTTTAATTAAAGCTACTATTGAGGATGGCTGGCATATTTATTCACAAAATATGGCTGATGGGGGTCCTGTGAAGACCAGTTTCACCTTAGCCCCTTCGAAATCTTTCAAGCCAGTAGGTCCGGTGACTGAACCAAAGCCGATCACAAAGTTCGAGAAGACCTTTGATATGAATGTGAGCTATTTCGAGAAGTCGGTTGTGTTTCAGCAGAAAGTTAAGCTCACAGGTGCTAACCCTGTTGTGAAAGGATCTTTGGAATACATGGTATGCGACGACCAGAGCTGCCTTCCGCCAGAAACTGTAGAGTTTTCAATTCCTGTAAAGTAA
- a CDS encoding protein-disulfide reductase DsbD family protein, with amino-acid sequence MFLKNFSTGIMVLVLTIGIFFAGTTVVFAQDQDTTFDDIEFTEIVADTSSVSDSAAVVASDNTSTDSSVVKAEAAKAGATVEKAEQKKNLWETFIAGLVGGFLAFLMPCIFPMVPLTISYFTKKAGSKGKGTGLALIYGLSIIVIYVAFGLLITVLFGSAGLNALSSSGLFNFFFFVLLVVFAISFFGAFEITLPSSFVNKIDQKADNSKGLGGIFFMAASLALVSFSCTGPIIGTLLVDASSKGELLAPAIGMFGFALALSLPFTLSAIFPGFLSSMPKSGGWLNSVKVCLGFLELALALKFLSAADLVWHWEWFDREVFFVLWIVIFVLMGIYLLGKLKFAHDSDLPYVSVPRLFLAILSFSFAMYMVPGLWGAPVSVLSGLAPPMNTQDFILSNGGGTAGSRSAEGFPASVKYSDVLHAPVGFHPFFELEEGLEYAKQVNKPILLDFTGHACVNCRKMEDNVWIKPEVKNLINDKYVLIQLYVDERTVKMPAEKVHFSDILKRKTDDLGYWNLDFQATKYGSNAQPYYVLVDHDLNTLVKPQGAIFDVAEYAAYLKSGVDAFEAKK; translated from the coding sequence ATGTTTCTTAAGAATTTTAGCACAGGCATCATGGTGCTTGTGCTAACTATAGGTATTTTTTTCGCCGGTACAACTGTTGTATTTGCGCAGGATCAGGATACCACGTTTGATGATATTGAGTTTACGGAGATCGTGGCCGACACGAGCTCTGTTAGCGATTCTGCTGCCGTGGTTGCATCTGACAATACAAGTACCGATTCGTCTGTGGTTAAAGCAGAAGCCGCGAAGGCTGGTGCTACAGTTGAAAAGGCTGAACAAAAGAAAAATCTTTGGGAAACATTTATAGCCGGCCTTGTGGGCGGGTTCTTAGCATTTTTAATGCCATGCATTTTCCCGATGGTACCATTAACCATCAGTTACTTTACCAAAAAAGCGGGCAGTAAAGGGAAAGGAACCGGCCTGGCTTTAATATATGGACTTTCGATCATTGTAATTTATGTAGCTTTCGGGTTGCTGATCACTGTGCTGTTCGGCTCGGCAGGATTGAATGCGTTGAGCAGCAGCGGGTTGTTCAATTTCTTTTTCTTTGTTCTGCTGGTGGTATTCGCAATCTCGTTCTTCGGGGCGTTTGAGATCACACTTCCAAGCTCGTTTGTAAATAAAATAGACCAGAAGGCGGACAACAGCAAAGGCTTAGGCGGTATCTTTTTTATGGCCGCTTCGCTTGCCTTAGTTTCGTTTTCATGTACTGGACCAATTATCGGTACTTTACTGGTAGACGCAAGTTCTAAAGGAGAGCTGCTGGCCCCGGCCATTGGTATGTTCGGCTTTGCGCTGGCATTATCGCTTCCGTTTACATTATCGGCCATTTTCCCGGGCTTCTTGAGCAGCATGCCGAAATCAGGTGGCTGGCTTAACAGTGTCAAAGTTTGTTTAGGCTTCCTTGAACTGGCGCTGGCCCTGAAATTTTTATCGGCGGCAGACCTCGTTTGGCATTGGGAATGGTTTGATCGTGAAGTATTCTTCGTTTTATGGATTGTTATCTTCGTGTTGATGGGCATTTATCTGTTAGGTAAGCTCAAATTCGCACACGACAGCGATCTGCCCTATGTTTCGGTGCCGCGTTTGTTCCTGGCCATTCTATCGTTCTCTTTTGCAATGTATATGGTTCCCGGATTGTGGGGTGCACCTGTAAGTGTACTAAGCGGCCTCGCACCTCCGATGAATACGCAGGATTTCATTTTGAGTAATGGCGGTGGTACTGCCGGCAGTCGTTCGGCAGAGGGCTTTCCAGCTTCGGTGAAATATAGTGATGTATTACATGCTCCGGTTGGATTCCATCCTTTCTTTGAGCTGGAAGAGGGACTGGAATATGCAAAGCAGGTGAACAAACCAATACTCCTGGATTTTACGGGGCATGCTTGCGTAAACTGCCGTAAAATGGAAGACAATGTCTGGATTAAACCTGAAGTGAAAAATTTGATCAACGACAAGTACGTATTAATCCAGCTTTATGTAGATGAGCGCACGGTTAAGATGCCTGCGGAAAAGGTTCATTTTTCAGATATCCTTAAACGTAAAACAGACGATTTAGGTTATTGGAACCTGGATTTTCAAGCAACGAAGTACGGATCTAACGCCCAGCCTTATTACGTGCTGGTAGACCATGACCTTAACACGCTTGTTAAGCCTCAGGGCGCAATATTTGACGTTGCTGAATATGCTGCTTATTTAAAAAGCGGAGTTGACGCTTTCGAAGCAAAAAAGTAA
- a CDS encoding PLP-dependent cysteine synthase family protein, producing MLVETKVAEAFSTDLEKKFAHLWHLVGNTPMLELQYTYKGNPGKIYVKCEHYNLTGSVKDRMALNIMSEAYKSGVINPGDTIIEATSGNTGIAFAAIGKALGHSVKIIMPNWLSKERIDIIKSMGAEVILVSREEGGFLGSIRMCEEMAAKGGVFLPRQFENRYNEEAHEKTTGREIWEQLKMNGMTPDAFVAGVGTGGTVMGVGKGLKARNPKIKIHPLEPAESPTLTTGYKVGSHRIQGISDEFIPAIVKLDDLDEVIQANDGDAIIMAQKLAKELGLAVGISSGANVIGAIKLKEEMGVESVIVTLLSDSNKKYLSTDLVKEEPVKDNYISTDTVFTGYSTICRL from the coding sequence ATGTTAGTGGAAACCAAAGTTGCTGAAGCTTTCAGCACAGATCTGGAGAAGAAATTTGCGCACTTGTGGCACCTGGTGGGAAATACGCCGATGCTGGAATTGCAGTATACCTACAAGGGAAATCCCGGAAAAATATATGTCAAGTGTGAACACTATAATCTCACCGGAAGCGTTAAAGATAGAATGGCGCTCAATATTATGTCTGAAGCTTATAAAAGCGGAGTAATTAATCCAGGTGATACGATTATAGAGGCTACCAGTGGAAACACAGGTATTGCGTTTGCCGCTATAGGAAAGGCCTTAGGCCATTCTGTTAAAATCATTATGCCCAACTGGTTGAGCAAAGAGCGTATCGATATTATAAAAAGTATGGGTGCCGAAGTTATTCTTGTAAGCAGGGAAGAAGGTGGGTTTCTGGGCAGCATACGGATGTGTGAGGAAATGGCTGCTAAGGGTGGTGTGTTTTTGCCCAGACAGTTTGAAAATCGCTACAACGAAGAGGCTCATGAGAAAACGACAGGAAGGGAGATCTGGGAGCAGCTTAAAATGAATGGGATGACACCTGATGCGTTCGTGGCCGGAGTAGGAACGGGAGGAACAGTAATGGGCGTGGGCAAGGGATTGAAGGCACGCAATCCGAAGATTAAGATACATCCCCTTGAACCGGCTGAAAGTCCGACGCTTACTACCGGTTATAAGGTAGGCAGTCACAGGATACAGGGAATCTCTGATGAGTTTATTCCTGCTATCGTTAAATTGGATGACCTGGATGAGGTTATCCAGGCTAACGACGGAGATGCTATTATCATGGCGCAGAAGCTGGCGAAAGAGCTGGGGCTGGCTGTAGGTATCTCGTCGGGCGCAAATGTGATCGGTGCAATTAAACTAAAAGAGGAAATGGGAGTCGAATCTGTTATAGTAACGTTATTGAGTGATAGTAATAAAAAGTATCTTAGCACCGATTTAGTGAAAGAGGAACCAGTAAAAGACAATTACATCTCGACGGATACTGTTTTCACCGGGTATAGTACCATTTGTAGATTATAG